The Paenibacillus sp. FSL R7-0345 DNA segment GTCATGTTTGAGCATGATATGGACCGGGGCAGGCTTGCAGCTCAGCCGCTTGGCATCATCCACGCCGAAGGCATTACACGGCTTCTTTAACTATTTAAGGATCTGAAACATAGCCTTTGCATAATATTTCGGTAGGGGGAACGCCCATGAGTACAGCATTATTGCAAGAGCTTCATCAGGAGGTACGAAGACTATATATTGCGGGCAGCGATCTGGCTGCAGACGATTTCCGCCTGAAACGGCTGCTGCCGCAGTTCGAGCAGCTGGGCGAACGGGCTGCTGTGTTCAAGCGGCTTGGTGAGGGGATTTCGGCACTGATGTCAACTGAAGCTGCTGCAGGGCAGGGTTCCGCAGTGAAGCTGCAGGACCTGGCCCTGCTGCTGGAATCGGTGCTGTATACCCAGGGAAGCACCTCGCCGTCCGGCGGTGTACCCGATCAGCTGCAGGGCAGCGCATTTGGACTGGAGACCAAGGTATCCTCCCGGAAGCTGTCAGCTGTCCGTCAGGCATTAACGACAACAGGAAGCGGCAGATACGAGACAGTGCTTGAAGCGTTCAAGGATGGCGTGTTCGAGGATCTGCGCCTGCTCCCGCTGGCCGTCAGTGCGCTTGGCGATCCCTATGCGGAGCTTGCAGACTTCGCCATGAACAAGATTGTGCCATCCTATGGTCCGGCTGCAGCCGATTATCTGGTGGAGCATTTCAATCCAGCCGGCGGAAAAAGCGAAGTCCGCAAGCTGCATGTGATCAAAGCAGTAGGCCGTCCTGAGCTGCTTGAAGAAATCTTCAAGGCTGCCGGCAGCGGCAGCGATGATGTGCGGGCGGCGGCTATTCTCTGCCTGGCCGGTCAGCAGGAATATGTTCAGGCACTGCTTGATTGGACAACGGACAAGAAGAAGCCGATCCGCGAAGCTGCATATACAGCACTTGCGGAAGGGGGCTCAGCAGAGGGGCAGGAGCGGCTGTTTGAGGCTTTTGCCGGGAAGAAGGACCGGGAACTGGCGGCCTATGCGCTGGCGAAATGGCCGTCTGAACCGCTGGCAGAAAGGCTGTCAGTGAAGTTTATGGATGAGCTGCAGGAGGCCCTGGCAGCGGATCATAAAGACAGCAAAAAGAACGAGGCACTCTGGAACGTCATCTCGCTGTACCTGATAGCCCTTACTGATATCCGCAATCCGCAGCTTGATGAAATATTCCGTTTTATTATTGGAGAATATGACCGGTTTGCCGCTCTGGGCTGGCTGCATCTGCTGGACCGGGCTGCGCGGTATGAAGAAACTGCGCAGTCGGAGCAGGGACTTGAGCTGCTGCGTGAGCTGGATAAGAAGAGCGTACGCTACCTTTCTTACTACTTCCGCGCAGCGCAGCAGCTCCTCACAGCCGGGGAGCTCTACGCTGAGTTCGCCGGGGGATCGATGCTCGACAAGATGAAGGCGAAGCTGGCTAAAGATGCCGCCACGCGTAACCGTGTGCTGCAGGAGACGTTGGAGGAGCAGATCCTGAATGCGGAAAGAGTGACTTATGAGCTCTCCTGGGATTATTCGGGAAGCCGCCAGCAGTATGTGTGGGAGATGCTGTCTCCGGACCGGATCGCGGCAGAGTGGGACCCGCGGTGGCTGGACTGGGCGATTGACCGGGATGCCCCGGAGCTGGTATCCGCTCTTGCCCGCCCCGGTCATTCCGGTGTACAGGAGTATCTGATTGCCAAGCTTAACCGGGAAGGTAAACACCGCAAAGACTTTGACTTCGTGTCCAATCTGTTTAAAGGACTTGAACGCGCGGGGCTTCCTGAAGCGGAGCGGCAGGAGCTGCTGATCTCTGTGGTGGCGGAGCAGCGATTTCAGAATCCGTACTCCCTGCATTTTTATCTGCTTGAGCTGATGCTGAGCTTCCCGGCCAGCTATGCTGAACGGATTGAAGCGGTCTTGCCTAAATACCGCTACGAGAGCAAAACGCAGCTGGAGTATGTAGCCAGCCATCTGCGAGGCCGGCAGTAGGCTGGCTTTAGGCGGGGGCTTGGCGTTAGGCGTTAATGGACGGGTGCAATACCTATATAGATTGAACTTAAGAACTTATGTTAAGGAAAGAGTGGCGGAGGAGAATTTTGGAACTGGAGGAGCGGTAGCGACCGCCTGAAAGCTTTTCGCAGAAAAGCTCGCATCGGAAGCATAAGCTGTCTGCGGATTTCATCCGTTAAAAACGGTATAAATCAAAAAAATCTGCAGACAACAGCGGCTGGAAGTCCAAACATTCTCTGGAGTCACATGCAATCCCAAAACAGCAAAATTATTAGTTCAATCTATATAGTTGGATTTTCGACACTTAATTCCGGCTAATTTCAATTTTTGCAGTCATTAAGTGGAAAAAAGGCATTTAATTTGACCGAAATAGCCTTTCAGGCCTGATTTACGGGAAATTAAGTAGCGTTTTTCCAACTAGAATTTCAATAAGCATTATTCGTAGAAGAAATAAGCAGCGATTTTCCACTTAGTTGGTTGAAGCATGCTAAGGGGCAGGAAGAGCTTGAGAAATTGCCAGCCTTTCAAGGAATGTTTCATGATATTACACAAAGGAGAGGTGTACATGTCAACTGGACAAGAGCAGCTTCAGGATTACATGCGGCTGCCGGCGGAGGTATTGTACCGCGAGGAGCTTGAAGCGCTGATCAAAGAGGACAAAGGGAAAATCCCGGCCGGCTGGCAGATGTCGCCGCGTTCGGTTCTGACCTTCATCGCGGGAGGAAAGGCAGGCAAAAAGATTATTACCCCGAAATATATCGGCAATACACGGCTGATCGAAATGGCTGTAGCCACACTGGTGACGGACCGGGCGCTGCTGCTGATCGGGGAGCCGGGTACAGCCAAATCGTGGCTGTCCGAAAACCTGGCGGCGGCGATTTACGGCAACTCCGGACTGGTTGTCCAGGGAACA contains these protein-coding regions:
- a CDS encoding HEAT repeat domain-containing protein; translated protein: MSTALLQELHQEVRRLYIAGSDLAADDFRLKRLLPQFEQLGERAAVFKRLGEGISALMSTEAAAGQGSAVKLQDLALLLESVLYTQGSTSPSGGVPDQLQGSAFGLETKVSSRKLSAVRQALTTTGSGRYETVLEAFKDGVFEDLRLLPLAVSALGDPYAELADFAMNKIVPSYGPAAADYLVEHFNPAGGKSEVRKLHVIKAVGRPELLEEIFKAAGSGSDDVRAAAILCLAGQQEYVQALLDWTTDKKKPIREAAYTALAEGGSAEGQERLFEAFAGKKDRELAAYALAKWPSEPLAERLSVKFMDELQEALAADHKDSKKNEALWNVISLYLIALTDIRNPQLDEIFRFIIGEYDRFAALGWLHLLDRAARYEETAQSEQGLELLRELDKKSVRYLSYYFRAAQQLLTAGELYAEFAGGSMLDKMKAKLAKDAATRNRVLQETLEEQILNAERVTYELSWDYSGSRQQYVWEMLSPDRIAAEWDPRWLDWAIDRDAPELVSALARPGHSGVQEYLIAKLNREGKHRKDFDFVSNLFKGLERAGLPEAERQELLISVVAEQRFQNPYSLHFYLLELMLSFPASYAERIEAVLPKYRYESKTQLEYVASHLRGRQ